AAGATCTGCGAATGTCGCGGCTACGATTTATTAGTAGGTTTTATATCTGTCGGCGTTTTGTCCGCTGGCATTTTGTCGACTTGCGCTTTGTCTGCTTGCGCTCTGCCTGCTTGCGCTTTGTCCGCTTGCGGTTTGTCCGCTTGCGCTTTGTCCGCTTGCACTTTGTCCGCTTGCGCTTTGTCTGACTGCGCTTTGTCTGCTTGTGTTTTTTCTGCTTGCATTCTTTCTGCAGGCATTTTCGCTGCTTTCGTTTTGTCTGATTGCGTTTGGACTGAAGGCACCTTAGCTGCCTGTGTTTTAACAGCTTTTGTCTTCAGGTTTTTCTTGACGACTGAAGACTTTGGCTTGATGCGCTCGTCCAAACGTGTCATAGCGTTTTGATAAGCAACGATTTGAGTGCGCGCATCGTTGAGTTCCGTTGCTGCCGAGACGGCATCCTTCTGTGCGCTCTCCAACTCACGTCTACTGATCACGCCCTCTGAAAATAACTGCTCGAATTGAGTGGCCTTTTCCTTCAATTCCTTGCTGCGCTGCTCTTTGTCTGCGAGCAACTTCTTCGCACTGGCAAGTTGTGAGGCAATATCTTTGCGACGCCCGGCTAAAATCGCCGGATTTGCGTAATCAGGTACTCCGAAGCCCGGAAAAATCCCATCAGCAAAGACGGTCGGAGTGTCTGGCGGCGGGGGCGGCACAAGCCCAGGACCTGGGTGTGCACTATGTTTAACCGTCTTCTGAGCTTTAGCCGTGGCCGCAGTGTCTGTCTTCACTTTCGCCGGCTCCGACTTTGATGGGGCAGCATCCTTAGTTGCGGCTTTCGAAGACAGCCCGACAGCGAGCGATTTGGGGGCACTTGAAGCCCCTACTTTAGCCGGTTGTGGCTGAGCCTGCACTGCCGTTCCAACTTGCAGAGCGGTCGCCAGAAATAGAAAGTTGCGGATGAGTCTTAACATGGCACGCGCAAAGTAGTTCTGAATTGCATTGTAAGGTATTCTCTAGCGATGGATCTTCAAAATAACATCAGAGTCTTATTCCTGGGCGACGTCATAGGCAAACCAGGTCGCCGGGTGATCAAGCAATTTCTGAGCGCTCATGCGCCTCAAGCCGATTTGATCGTGGCCAATGCGGAAAACGCAGCCCATGGGTTCGGCACGACCGAAAGCAACCTGCAAGAGCTGCGGGATGCTGGCGTGCAGGCTTTCACGGGCGGGAATCATACATTCGATCGCAAGGAAATATTTGAATTCATAGATCAGCAACAAAACGTAATTCGACCAGCTAACTATCCAGAAGGAACTCCCGGACTTGGTTCTTGCGTGGTCGAGACAGCAAACGGCGTCAAGGTCGGGCTTATAAACGTACTGGGCCGCGTCTTCATGGAACCGCTCGAATCGCCATTTCTGGTCGCTGAAAAGCTGGTTGATAAATTGTCAGCTGAGACAAACATCATCATCGTCGACATACATGCTGAAGCAACAGCGGAAAAAATCGCACTGGCCCTCTATCTTGACGGAAGAGTCTCGGCAGTCGTAGGCACACACACTCATGTGCAAACAGCTGATGAGAGAATTCTTCCGAAAGGAACTGCTTTTCTCACTGATGCCGGTTGCTGTGGCCCCGCCAACGGTGTCATCGGCATGGATCAGGCAGCAGTTTTTCGACGCATGGTTAAACAACTACCAAGCCGGTTTGAAGTAGCCGAAGGTCCCGCCATGGTCAATGGTGTGATATTCGAAATCGACCGGTCCTCTGGGAAGGCGACCGGCGTTCAGAGAGTTCAATTCAAAGAAATTTGCGACAGCAGCACCACTGAACCAGAGTCCAGAACCTCTAAAGTTTCTGAAA
This is a stretch of genomic DNA from Candidatus Melainabacteria bacterium. It encodes these proteins:
- a CDS encoding TIGR00282 family metallophosphoesterase, which gives rise to MRVLFLGDVIGKPGRRVIKQFLSAHAPQADLIVANAENAAHGFGTTESNLQELRDAGVQAFTGGNHTFDRKEIFEFIDQQQNVIRPANYPEGTPGLGSCVVETANGVKVGLINVLGRVFMEPLESPFLVAEKLVDKLSAETNIIIVDIHAEATAEKIALALYLDGRVSAVVGTHTHVQTADERILPKGTAFLTDAGCCGPANGVIGMDQAAVFRRMVKQLPSRFEVAEGPAMVNGVIFEIDRSSGKATGVQRVQFKEICDSSTTEPESRTSKVSEKV